The Glycine soja cultivar W05 chromosome 8, ASM419377v2, whole genome shotgun sequence genome has a window encoding:
- the LOC114423960 gene encoding uncharacterized protein LOC114423960 yields MAYILLYVDDIILTASFDAIRKSIISLLSSEFAMKDQGSLSYFLGIAVTHHACSLFLSQRKYAIEIIERADMSSCKPSPTSVDTKPKLNANSSTPYADPSHYRSLARAFQYLTFMRPDIAYAMQQVCLFMHDPREEYIYALKRIVHYIQGTLNHGLHLYLSSTSTLLSYTDADWGTCLDARCSTSSYCVFLGDNLISWSAKRQATLSRSSVEAKYRGIANVTSESCWL; encoded by the coding sequence ATGGCTTACATTCTTTTGTATGTGGATGATATTATCTTGACAGCTTCTTTTGATGCTATTCGCAAGTCTATCATATCCCTTCTTAGTTCAGAATTTGCTATGAAGGACCAAGGATCGTTGAGTTATTTCTTGGGTATAGCTGTAACTCATCATGCATGTAGTCTATTCTTATCTCAACGGAAGTATGCAATAGAGATCATTGAACGAGCTGACATGTCATCTTGTAAGCCATCTCCCACTTCAGTTGACACGAAACCAAAGCTCAATGCTAATTCCAGCACACCATATGCCGATCCATCTCATTATCGAAGCCTTGCAAGGGCTTTTCAATATCTCACCTTCATGAGACCGGATATTGCTTATGCTATGCAACAAGTGTGTTTATTCATGCATGACCCGAGGGAAGAATACATATACGCTCTCAAGCGCATTGTGCACTACATTCAAGGTACTCTTAATCATGGCTTGCATCTTTATCTATCTTCCACATCTACTCTTCTCTCTTATACAGATGCTGATTGGGGTACATGCTTAGATGCTAGATGCTCCACATCGAGTTATTGTGTGTTTCTTggtgataatttaatttcttggtCCGCTAAACGGCAAGCTACGTTGTCACGATCTAGTGTGGAGGCGAAATACCGAGGCATTGCTAATGTGACTTCTGAGTCTTGTTGGTTATGA
- the LOC114422442 gene encoding 3-isopropylmalate dehydratase small subunit 3-like, producing MALFSSAATVLPRNLAFTKLSLSHSHTLLPRFLSFPTPKSSNPRNRVAVSLQTPRAQSAASASPSASFHGLCYVVGDNIDTDQIIPAEYLTLVPSKPDEYEKLGSYALIGLPATYATRFIEPGEIKTKYAIVIGGANFGCGSSREHAPVALGASGAAAVVAESYARIFFRNSVATGEVYPLESEGRLCEECTTGDVVTIELGESRLINHTTGKEYRLKPIGDAGPVIEAGGIFAYARKTGMIPSR from the coding sequence ATGGCGTTGTTCTCTTCTGCCGCAACCGTTCTTCCTCGGAACCTGGCATTCACCAAACTCTCCCTCTCTCACTCTCACACTCTTCTACCGCGCTTCCTTTCTTTCCCAACTCCCAAGTCATCAAACCCTCGCAACCGCGTCGCAGTCTCTCTCCAAACCCCACGCGCTCAATCCGCCGCGTCCGCTTCTCCCTCCGCCTCCTTCCACGGCCTCTGCTACGTCGTCGGCGACAATATCGACACCGACCAGATCATTCCCGCCGAGTACCTCACCCTCGTCCCTTCCAAGCCCGACGAGTACGAGAAGCTCGGCTCCTACGCCCTCATCGGCCTCCCCGCCACCTACGCCACGCGTTTCATCGAACCCGGCGAGATCAAAACCAAGTACGCCATCGTCATCGGCGGCGCCAACTTCGGTTGCGGCTCCTCCCGCGAGCACGCCCCCGTCGCGCTGGGCGCCTCCGGCGCCGCCGCAGTGGTCGCGGAGTCGTACGCTAGGATCTTCTTTCGGAACTCCGTGGCCACCGGCGAGGTGTATCCGCTGGAGTCGGAGGGACGCCTCTGCGAGGAGTGCACCACCGGCGATGTGGTGACGATTGAGCTCGGAGAGAGCCGCTTGATCAATCACACCACCGGAAAGGAGTATCGCTTGAAACCGATCGGCGACGCGGGTCCAGTGATCGAGGCCGGTGGCATCTTTGCCTATGCCAGGAAAACCGGCATGATTCCCTCTCGTTGA
- the LOC114423000 gene encoding transcription initiation factor TFIID subunit 15 produces the protein MSRPGDWNCRSCQHLNFQRRDSCQRCGDSKYGDRVVDFGGFGGRGGSSFGLTGSDVRPGDWYCAAANCGAHNFASRSSCFKCGAFKDDLAGGGYNSSDILRSRAFGGSGRPGWKSGDWICSRSGCNEHNFASRMECFKCSAPRDTY, from the exons ATGAGCAGGCCAGGAGACTGGAATTGCAGGTCGTGCCAGCACCTGAACTTTCAGAGGAGAGACTCATGCCAGCGATGTGGGGACTCAAAATATGGAGATAGAGTTGTTGATTTTGGTGGTTTTGGAGGAAGAGGAGGGTCCTCATTTGGTTTAACTGGCTCAGATGTTCGCCCCGGCGACTGGTACTGTGCTGCTGCTAACTGTGGTGCACACAACTTTGCTAGCCGCTCAAGCTGCTTCAAGTGTGGTGCTTTCAAGGATGACTTGGCTGGAGGAGGCTATAACAGTTCTGACATCTTGCGCTCCAGAGCTTTTGGTGGCAGTGGAAGACCTGGATGGAAATCTGGTGATTGGATATGCAGCAG ATCAGGATGCAATGAGCACAACTTTGCTAGCAGAATGGAATGTTTTAAATGCAGTGCTCCAAGGGACACGTActag